From Triticum aestivum cultivar Chinese Spring chromosome 4A, IWGSC CS RefSeq v2.1, whole genome shotgun sequence, a single genomic window includes:
- the LOC123085674 gene encoding protein SEMI-ROLLED LEAF 2 isoform X3: MGFMGAKLFPSCESMCVCCPALRPSSRRPVKRYKKLLAEIFPKTPEGPPNERKIMKLCEYAAKNPLRIPKIAKFLEQRSRKELRAAHLNYVKIITEAYSKLLFICKEQMAYFAISLVNVLTDLLESKQEDIHILGCQTFARFIYSQVDNTYARNIESLAHKVCTLSRQQGVEHSLLRAASLQCLSAMIWFMKEHSYIFADFDEMVQSVLENYRMDGTAGGDDDRHASQHNWVDEIVRREGRAGLGGGNDVNFCSATTTRLRSARDSSALTREERESPEVWSHICVQKLAELAKESTTMRRILDPMFSYFDMKKQWAPRHGLALLVMSDMSYLEKSSGNEQLILTAVIRHLDHKNILHCPQTKSDIIQTATSLARQLRSRGVAPELAVTGDLCRHLRKTLEAMESASVQELSLNESLQNFLEGCLVEVVRGVKDVRPLYDMMAITLENLPSIPAVARATIGSSLILCHIISLTSVSSDAPMQVFPEALLQQILRSMVHPDADTRVGAHHIFSAVIVRGPSHQRGDSEYLFATKKCQSRSPSVFASATALLEKLRREKECLGSDKPGHMMHDDGKERNTHEEDNKHVWARKSPAYFSKLVFSFVDRWATLASSAEETKIVLLTEDQTNQLLSAFWIQANQTDNTPFNYEAIGHSYSLTVLSSRLKNSSNSNNIQFFQLPLSLRSIALTPSGLPPSCQRSIFSLATSMLAFAGKVCHIVELAELLRCFTSSNIDSYLRIGEDLQLYVRLQSDLGSYGSESDQDIARSVLSDCRKKVGINDHRVLDVIACALSNLTEMDKDALAKELTEMFTPEEVPLFGSNSVLDWANFHAQAFSDESLSFDEECSRTSSVDGGLHDSPITNTASSTSKITLPHSAPRVLGVGQLLESALHVAGQVAGSSVSTSPLPYGTMTSQCEALGSGTRKKLSSWLVNGHSSTPDNPVPSLPAADHFILPKVNSCGFEINRTLSEPCSMVKLPPASPFDNFLKAAYRTPQEM; encoded by the exons ATGGGCTTCATGGGGGCGAAGCTGTTCCCGTCGTGCGAGAGCATGTGCGTCTGCTGCCCGGCGCTGCGCCCGAGCTCCCGCCGCCCCGTCAAGCGGTACAAGAAGCTGCTCGCTGAGATATTCCCCAAGACGCCT GAGGGTCCACCAAATGAGAGGAAAATCATGAAGTTATGCGAGTATGCTGCCAAGAATCCCCTGCGCATTCCAAAG ATTGCCAAGTTTCTGGAACAGAGGAGTCGCAAGGAACTGCGTGCTGCTCATTTGAACTATGTCAAGATAATCACTGAAGCATACAGCAAGCTACTCTTCATTTGTAAGGAGCAGAT GGCATATTTTGCCATCAGCCTGGTGAACGTCCTCACCGACCTTCTGGAAAGCAAGCAGGAGGACATTCATATCCTTGGATGTCAAACTTTCGCGAGGTTTATTTACAGCCAG GTAGACAACACATATGCACGGAATATTGAGAGCTTGGCCCACAAAGTGTGCACACTTTCACGGCAACAGGGAGTGGAGCATAGTCTTCTGCGGGCAGCAAGCCTACAGTGTCTCTCAGCAATG ATCTGGTTTATGAAGGAACATTCATACATATTTGCTGATTTTGATGAG ATGGTGCAGTCGGTCTTGGAAAATTATAGGATGGATGGAACTGCTGGTGGTGATGATGACAGACATGCATCACAGCATAACTGGGTTGATGAAATAGTCAGGCGTGAGGGAAGAGCTGGTTTAGGTGGAGGTAATGATGTAAATTTCTGTAGTGCAACAACTACTAGACTGCGATCAGCAAGGGACTCTTCAGCACTGACCAG GGAGGAGCGCGAATCTCCAGAAGTATGGTCCCATATTTGTGTTCAGAAGCTTGCAGAACTGGCCAAAGAGAGTACAACTATGCGACGCATCCTTGATCCAATGTTTTCTTACTTTGATATGAAGAAACAATGGGCTCCTCGGCATGGATTAGCTTTGCTTGTCATGTCTGATATGTCTTATCTAGAGAAGAGTTCAG GCAACGAACAATTGATTTTGACTGCTGTCATCCGTCATCTGGACCACAAGAATATTTTGCATTGTCCTCAGACTAAATCTGATATTATTCAGACAGCAACATCTTTGGCACGACAGCTGCGATCACGAGGAGTTGCTCCTGAACTTGCAGTAACAGGTGACTTGTGCAGGCACTTGAGGAAAACACTAGAGGCCATGGAGTCAGCCAGTGTTCAAGAGCTGAGCTTGAATGAGTCTCTTCAAAATTTCCTGGAGGGCTGTCTTGTTGAAGTCGTAAGAGGA GTTAAAGATGTGCGGCCACTTTATGACATGATGGCAATTACATTGGAGAATTTGCCTTCTATTCCTGCTGTTGCTAGAGCAACTATTGGAAGTTCGCTGATACTTTGCCACATAATCTCTTTGACATCAGTATCTTCGGACGCTCCTATG CAGGTGTTTCCGGAAGCACTCCTCCAGCAGATATTGAGATCCATGGTACATCCAGATGCAGACACTCGTGTGGGGGCGCACCACATATTTTCTGCTGTAATTGTCCGAGGCCCAAGCCATCAGAGGGGTGATTCAGAGTACCTATTTGCAACAAAAAAGTGTCAATCTCGATCACCGTCAGTGTTTGCTTCAGCTACTGCTCTACTTGAGAAGTTAAGGAGAGAGAAAGAATGCTTAGGTTCAGATAAGCCTGGACATATGATGCATGATGATGGGAAGGAAAGAAACACCCATGAAGAGGATAATAAGCATGTTTGGGCACGAAAAAGCCCGGCTTATTTTTCAAAGTTGGTCTTCTCTTTCGTCGATCGATGGGCAACACTAGCTAGTTCTGCTGAG GAAACCAAAATCGTCCTGTTAACTGAAGATCAAACAAATCAATTGCTGTCTGCGTTTTGGATACAGGCCAATCAGACCGATAACACTCCTTTTAATTATGAGGCCATTGGTCATTCATACAGCCTCACAGTTCTTTCTTCCCGCCTTAAG AATTCAAGCAACAGTAATAACATTCAGTTCTTCCAGTTGCCTCTGTCCCTCCGAAGTATTGCTTTAACTCCAAGTG GCCTGCCCCCTTCTTGCCAACGGTCTATTTTTTCCTTAGCAACGAGTATGCTGGCTTTTGCTGGAAAAGTCTGTCATATTGTTGAATTGGCAGAGTTGCTAAGGTGTTTTACCTCATCCAAT ATTGATTCTTATCTAAGAATTGGTGAAGATTTGCAACTCTATGTAAGGTTGCAATCGGATCTTGGCAGCTATGGCTCTGAAAGTGATCAAGACATTGCTAGGTCTGTACTTTCTGATTGCAGAAAGAAAGTGGGGATAAATGATCATCGAGTGCTTGATGTGATTGCCTGTGCACTTTCAAATTTAACAGAG ATGGACAAGGATGCATTGGCGAAGGAGCTCACAGAGATGTTTACTCCTGAAGAAGTTCCCTTGTTTGGTTCAAATTCAGTCCTTGACTGGGCCAACTTTCACGCGCAGGCATTTTCCGATGAATCCCTTTCTTTTGATGAG GAGTGTTCAAGAACATCTTCGGTAGATGGTGGATTGCATGACTCACCAATTACAAATACTGCTAGCTCCACATCCAAGATTACGCTTCCTCATTCCGCTCCCCGTGTCCTGGGTGTTGGTCAGCTGCTTGAATCG GCGCTGCATGTAGCTGGCCAGGTTGCAGGGTCATCCGTTTCTACCTCCCCCCTCCCATACGGCACAATGACTAGTCAATGTGAGGCCCTGGGATCGGGCACCAGGAAGAAGCTATCAAGCTGGCTCGTGAATGGCCACAGCTCGACTCCAGACAATCCTGTGCCAAGCCTTCCCGCTGCCGATCATTTCATCCTTCCTAAG GTAAATTCCTGTGGCTTCGAGATCAACCGCACGTTATCGGAGCCGTGCTCCATGGTGAAGCTTCCACCGGCCAGCCCATTCGACAACTTCCTGAAGGCAGCTTATCGCACCCCGCAGGAGATGTGA